One stretch of Chryseobacterium indologenes DNA includes these proteins:
- a CDS encoding MATE family efflux transporter encodes MTKYIDFFKKAFRGEETDFTKVNIRSAVLLLAIPMMLEMAMESVFALVDLYFVGHLKESGFAIQTVGLTESVLSVMYSIAIGMSMAATAMVARRIGEKNPEQASRSAAQVLLVSFAITLVLSILGVVYAEEFLILMGSRPEAAAYGKDFTRIMMGSSTIIMLLFLINGIFRGAGNAMIAMKSLWIANIANIILCPVLIKGFGPIPAMGLTGAALATTIGRSIGVIYQLYHLLIADTQIRIKLPYFKPNSELIKSIIKIATPGIFQFVIASCSWIFLAELVATTGGENASAGYQTALRLMMFFMLPAWGLSNAASTLVGQNMGANEMLRAEQSVMKTVKYNVIFMVIVSLIFVLFGNFLVGFFTQEIEIKNFAKNALHIMSIGFIFYGIGMVMINAFNGAGDTWTPTWVNLFGFWLFQIPLAYFLSKYLEMGPKGVFISIPAAETLITVVAFILFRKGKWKTIKV; translated from the coding sequence ATGACCAAATATATTGACTTTTTCAAGAAAGCCTTTAGAGGAGAGGAAACCGATTTTACCAAAGTAAATATCAGAAGCGCAGTGCTTCTTCTGGCCATCCCGATGATGCTGGAGATGGCAATGGAATCAGTATTTGCATTGGTAGATCTATATTTTGTGGGACATCTGAAGGAGAGTGGCTTTGCCATTCAAACTGTAGGGCTCACGGAATCTGTGCTTTCCGTGATGTACTCTATTGCCATAGGAATGAGTATGGCGGCAACTGCAATGGTAGCAAGAAGAATTGGTGAAAAAAATCCCGAACAGGCTTCCCGAAGTGCAGCACAGGTATTGTTGGTCTCATTCGCAATAACTCTTGTTTTAAGTATTTTAGGCGTTGTATATGCCGAAGAATTTCTGATCCTGATGGGATCAAGACCGGAAGCAGCTGCTTATGGAAAAGATTTTACAAGAATTATGATGGGGAGCAGTACAATTATTATGCTTTTATTCCTTATCAATGGGATCTTCAGAGGAGCGGGTAATGCGATGATTGCAATGAAAAGCTTATGGATTGCCAATATTGCGAATATTATTCTTTGTCCTGTTCTGATTAAAGGCTTTGGCCCTATTCCTGCCATGGGACTTACCGGAGCAGCTTTGGCAACGACGATTGGAAGAAGCATAGGGGTGATATATCAGTTGTACCATCTTTTGATCGCTGATACACAGATACGCATCAAACTTCCTTACTTTAAACCGAATTCAGAATTAATTAAATCAATCATAAAAATTGCTACTCCCGGAATTTTCCAGTTTGTGATTGCTTCATGCAGCTGGATCTTTCTTGCAGAATTGGTCGCTACTACAGGTGGTGAAAATGCTTCAGCCGGTTATCAGACAGCACTGAGATTAATGATGTTTTTCATGCTTCCGGCCTGGGGACTCAGTAATGCAGCATCCACATTGGTAGGGCAGAATATGGGAGCTAATGAAATGCTGAGGGCAGAACAGTCTGTGATGAAAACAGTAAAATATAATGTGATTTTTATGGTAATTGTAAGCTTAATATTTGTTCTTTTCGGTAATTTCCTTGTGGGGTTCTTCACCCAGGAAATTGAGATCAAGAATTTTGCTAAAAATGCACTTCATATTATGAGTATAGGTTTTATATTCTACGGAATTGGAATGGTGATGATTAATGCATTTAATGGAGCTGGAGATACGTGGACGCCAACTTGGGTAAATCTTTTTGGATTCTGGCTGTTTCAGATTCCCTTAGCTTACTTTCTTTCCAAATACCTGGAAATGGGACCGAAAGGAGTTTTTATTTCAATTCCTGCAGCGGAGACTCTGATTACTGTTGTTGCTTTTATTTTGTTTAGAAAAGGAAAATGGAAGACAATTAAAGTATAA